In a genomic window of Deferrivibrio essentukiensis:
- a CDS encoding tetratricopeptide repeat protein: protein MIRTLFLLIVFAIANISYAFPIKNLKINDKIDLSEFESLDKPIEKAAGIKDKKMVLVWDSNKQISIDILTKFLKICDEKDIVCFAVEVSGKNANEIAGIKFENTKNIYFVKFKGDILVDWGLFTLPVTIFLNEENMIIDALGYQGQYVAKVGRYIDYLRGKITKEEYEQFQSNNKVVTKRSELPKINFVKRLIEDGQKDDAERRLAEIEVDGLNQLEKLKLSEVYIMLGKYDDANKMLNTIAFNMNAKFYIAYVQYLSGKYNESLDILKNIENIFPSKGKLYYLLAKNYAKLGNYEKASEYYEKACEKNIFD from the coding sequence ATGATTAGAACATTATTTTTGTTAATAGTATTTGCTATTGCTAATATATCATATGCTTTTCCAATTAAAAATCTGAAGATTAATGATAAGATCGATTTATCAGAATTTGAATCTTTGGATAAGCCTATTGAAAAAGCAGCCGGTATAAAAGATAAAAAGATGGTATTGGTGTGGGATTCAAACAAGCAGATAAGTATTGACATCTTAACAAAATTTTTAAAAATATGTGACGAGAAAGACATCGTTTGTTTTGCAGTTGAAGTTTCCGGTAAAAATGCTAACGAGATTGCCGGGATTAAGTTTGAAAATACAAAGAATATATATTTTGTTAAATTTAAAGGTGACATCTTGGTTGATTGGGGGCTGTTTACTCTTCCTGTAACAATATTTTTAAATGAAGAAAATATGATTATTGATGCTTTGGGGTATCAAGGTCAATATGTGGCGAAAGTAGGCCGATATATTGACTATTTGCGGGGTAAAATTACTAAAGAGGAATATGAACAATTTCAAAGTAATAACAAGGTTGTTACAAAGAGAAGCGAATTACCAAAGATTAATTTTGTTAAAAGATTAATCGAGGACGGTCAAAAAGATGATGCGGAAAGAAGATTGGCAGAGATTGAAGTTGATGGATTAAATCAGCTTGAAAAACTTAAACTGAGTGAAGTATATATAATGCTTGGAAAGTATGACGATGCAAACAAAATGTTGAATACTATTGCATTTAATATGAATGCAAAATTTTATATTGCCTATGTGCAATATCTGAGTGGGAAATATAATGAATCCCTTGATATTTTGAAAAACATTGAAAATATTTTTCCAAGTAAGGGTAAGTTATACTACTTGTTAGCAAAAAATTATGCAAAATTAGGAAATTACGAAAAAGCCAGCGAATATTATGAGAAAGCGTGTGAAAAAAATATATTTGATTAG
- a CDS encoding cytochrome C has protein sequence MCKIKFKFLVISFFLLTSGYLYASSCSTYNCHNFTPDGHTSPHNFSRVDGADVSPCAPCHKPHNAGTKIPLWNDVNKYDDGAAYSAYTSPTNTLDNIQDTSINPSSEACMACHDGMSESTGYTESYFASLNMGKLEIDYSKANHPIGIEYDYNKDSGLSSNVNNGKVIGTNGSYKLVNGKVECITCHDPHKKGPVGTDMLFYKFYGTVSAEVAIPYNKLLRTTDLKTFCADCHSTK, from the coding sequence ATGTGTAAAATTAAATTCAAATTCCTTGTAATTTCTTTTTTTCTATTAACTTCCGGCTATTTATATGCGTCAAGTTGTTCAACATATAACTGTCATAATTTTACTCCTGATGGTCATACAAGCCCTCATAATTTTTCGAGGGTCGACGGTGCTGATGTTAGTCCATGTGCTCCTTGCCATAAGCCTCATAATGCAGGGACTAAAATACCTTTGTGGAACGATGTAAATAAATATGATGATGGTGCGGCATATTCGGCATATACTAGCCCTACCAATACTCTTGATAATATTCAAGACACATCTATTAACCCATCATCAGAAGCCTGTATGGCTTGTCATGATGGGATGTCAGAATCAACTGGATATACTGAGAGTTATTTTGCAAGCCTCAATATGGGTAAATTGGAAATAGACTACAGCAAAGCAAATCATCCAATAGGAATAGAATATGATTATAATAAAGATTCAGGCCTTAGTAGTAATGTAAATAATGGTAAAGTTATTGGCACTAATGGTAGTTACAAGCTTGTTAATGGTAAGGTAGAATGTATAACATGTCATGACCCTCACAAAAAAGGACCAGTAGGTACGGATATGCTGTTTTATAAATTTTATGGGACTGTATCTGCTGAAGTTGCAATACCATATAATAAGTTACTAAGGACAACTGATCTTAAGACATTTTGTGCTGATTGCCACTCGACTAAATGA
- a CDS encoding cytochrome c3 family protein: MFSYLSASYSFTGQESAKECAICHYEWMDSFIYELKGTEIVDYQKDRIVANERMCFSCHDGSVADSRLRVWANDMHKVGIKPPSNMKIPEELPLENGEIQCRTCHTAHGTKDINKGDIGRSVFLRVENTNSQLCKMCHSDKKGHYNHPESKLNSKMSVSRQLVENKGKLGDDEKIICESCHTPHGPKEKKILLGKIANSEICSFCHTDKLDSKKQYKKGVLNHPVNIPTDNTMISEVESLGGKFEDGRIICLSCHNTHKGINKELLIVDNKDDKLCLTCHKNKVSVKNTSHDLKKKKGFKNKFGQTPDKYGTCSACHGPHGWGVDLPNVDTDLLSKACLSCHIEADIVGEKRIFKDRFNHPVSVEVKNSQDLPLFTKSINYFSEMNKENNDKFINCATCHDSHGKEKNFLRAEVKNDFICLKCHDNKKDILGSKHSLNDITCLSCHNIHNSENKYLLKRDIKDICVDCHNKNGVAKQFIPGENSHPVNKIVHDVIPDNFKLYDSKIQCATCHDPHQPGKNKKFLRINFSNKDDFCISCHIEKNGIFNSKHHDQKKKGLCENCHVVHNSFSNKYLMSIKWDYNNDNDYCEVCHNTNGVAKNNIVKVLHPFGTIKDKKNAIKENLSCISCHDPHSQQKGKNRFLKYKEDSFCFQCHKDKKEFLDSPHNSTHFRDMSGKFKKENCYLCHDIHKRGETEDAVLIRTCESCHSDKNIFGNNIIKTSHIGMKDEKIKDFYTHNGEVVCKTCHEPHINNKYLFPSNILKSYQLCISCHQKEKDVLYSEHNMSLIFKDKDSVCDACHTVHNYSENNKYFYKKDVDANKDFVKEICLGCHSENGIAKTKAINIYGHPEIPMTFKLERDLPDKFLFKKNGEKSLTGNITCATCHDVHKWSESHDYKVTENTEGNVLNSFLKYKGIITFCSTCHGEETMLRYKYYHTDKLRKEKYNDKKKRKKTFMELLIGN; encoded by the coding sequence TTGTTTTCTTATTTATCTGCAAGCTACTCTTTTACAGGTCAAGAATCTGCAAAGGAGTGTGCGATTTGCCACTATGAGTGGATGGATTCATTTATTTACGAGCTAAAAGGGACTGAAATAGTAGACTACCAAAAGGACAGAATTGTTGCAAACGAAAGGATGTGCTTTTCTTGTCATGACGGTTCGGTAGCTGATAGCAGATTACGTGTATGGGCTAATGATATGCATAAAGTTGGCATAAAGCCACCATCAAACATGAAGATTCCTGAAGAATTGCCCCTTGAAAATGGTGAGATTCAATGTAGGACTTGCCATACTGCTCATGGCACAAAGGATATTAACAAAGGGGACATAGGCAGAAGTGTTTTCTTAAGAGTAGAAAATACTAATTCACAGTTGTGTAAAATGTGTCACTCGGATAAAAAAGGTCATTATAATCACCCTGAATCCAAGCTAAATAGTAAAATGAGTGTTTCACGGCAATTAGTTGAAAATAAAGGAAAGTTAGGGGATGATGAGAAAATAATATGTGAAAGTTGCCATACTCCCCACGGTCCTAAAGAGAAGAAGATTTTGTTGGGTAAAATTGCAAATTCGGAAATTTGCTCTTTTTGCCATACCGATAAATTGGATTCTAAAAAACAATACAAAAAAGGTGTATTAAACCACCCTGTAAATATACCAACAGATAACACAATGATTTCAGAAGTAGAAAGTTTAGGAGGAAAGTTTGAGGATGGCAGGATAATTTGCTTGAGCTGCCACAATACTCATAAAGGTATCAATAAAGAATTATTAATAGTTGATAATAAAGATGATAAACTTTGCCTTACTTGTCACAAGAATAAGGTATCAGTGAAAAACACAAGCCATGACTTAAAAAAGAAAAAAGGGTTTAAAAATAAGTTTGGTCAGACACCTGATAAATATGGAACATGTTCAGCATGCCACGGTCCTCACGGTTGGGGAGTTGACTTGCCAAATGTTGATACCGATTTATTAAGCAAAGCATGTTTGTCTTGCCATATAGAGGCTGATATTGTTGGCGAAAAAAGGATTTTCAAGGATAGATTTAATCATCCGGTAAGTGTTGAGGTTAAAAACAGTCAAGATTTACCGTTATTTACAAAAAGTATAAATTATTTTAGTGAAATGAATAAGGAAAATAATGACAAATTTATCAATTGTGCTACTTGTCACGATTCACACGGTAAAGAAAAGAATTTTTTAAGGGCTGAAGTCAAAAATGATTTTATATGTTTAAAATGTCATGACAATAAAAAAGATATTTTAGGTTCTAAACATAGTTTAAATGATATAACTTGTCTCAGCTGTCATAATATTCATAATTCTGAGAATAAATATCTTTTGAAAAGAGATATTAAAGATATATGTGTAGACTGTCATAATAAGAATGGGGTAGCAAAGCAATTTATACCCGGGGAAAATAGCCACCCGGTTAACAAAATTGTTCATGATGTTATTCCTGATAACTTCAAGCTTTACGATTCAAAAATTCAATGTGCCACATGTCATGACCCTCATCAACCCGGTAAGAATAAAAAGTTTTTGAGGATTAACTTTAGCAATAAGGATGATTTTTGTATAAGTTGCCATATTGAAAAAAATGGTATTTTTAATTCAAAACACCATGATCAAAAGAAAAAAGGTTTATGCGAAAATTGTCATGTGGTTCATAATTCCTTTAGCAATAAATATTTGATGTCTATTAAGTGGGATTATAATAATGATAATGATTATTGTGAAGTTTGCCATAATACTAATGGTGTTGCAAAAAACAATATTGTTAAAGTATTGCACCCTTTTGGCACTATCAAAGATAAAAAAAATGCCATCAAGGAAAATCTTAGCTGTATTTCATGTCATGATCCGCACAGTCAACAGAAAGGGAAAAACAGATTTCTTAAATATAAAGAAGATAGTTTTTGTTTTCAATGCCATAAAGATAAGAAAGAATTTTTGGATTCACCTCATAATTCAACACACTTTAGAGATATGTCCGGTAAATTTAAAAAAGAGAATTGTTACTTGTGTCATGATATCCACAAAAGAGGTGAAACTGAAGATGCTGTATTAATTCGCACTTGTGAAAGCTGTCATAGTGATAAAAATATTTTTGGAAATAACATCATTAAAACAAGTCATATCGGCATGAAGGACGAAAAAATTAAAGATTTTTATACTCACAACGGGGAAGTTGTTTGTAAAACATGCCATGAGCCACATATAAATAATAAATATTTATTTCCATCAAATATTTTAAAATCCTATCAACTATGTATTTCATGCCATCAAAAAGAAAAAGATGTGCTATATTCGGAACATAATATGAGTCTTATCTTCAAAGATAAAGATTCCGTATGCGATGCATGCCACACTGTTCACAATTATTCAGAGAATAACAAGTATTTTTATAAGAAAGATGTCGATGCGAATAAAGATTTTGTAAAAGAAATATGTTTAGGTTGCCATAGCGAAAATGGAATCGCCAAGACTAAGGCGATTAATATTTATGGTCACCCTGAGATTCCTATGACTTTTAAGCTTGAAAGAGATTTGCCGGATAAATTTCTTTTTAAGAAAAATGGAGAAAAGTCTTTAACAGGGAATATTACTTGTGCTACATGTCATGATGTTCATAAGTGGAGTGAAAGTCACGATTATAAGGTTACAGAAAATACTGAAGGAAATGTTTTGAATAGTTTTTTGAAGTATAAAGGGATTATTACTTTTTGTTCAACTTGTCATGGGGAAGAAACAATGCTAAGATACAAGTATTATCATACTGATAAGTTAAGAAAAGAAAAATATAATGATAAAAAGAAACGAAAGAAAACTTTTATGGAGTTACTAATTGGAAATTAA
- a CDS encoding cytochrome c3 family protein, whose translation MKKIYLISLLLFFVFTKAYSADLTIVYPTNNTVVFNRTIHIVGYVKKSEEFTIKTNNKVEEIGNFRKLASKDGEKYVFMKSVTLDKDENDILIDYKGSQQNLKIFFKTSTVAYRDKVKKKTFFHMDENKTLCVSCHSFEKSSDCMKCHKEKTKTKFVHGPVAAIQCFQCHDKNNYFTPTQPVSTKCLQCHQEFQSAMFEAKFAHGPTVAGYCNICHDPHGSELKFLLNDKINGICNNCHTDKKSGVHVLANFNSNAHPTSDKIIRSTGEELSCVSCHNPHYGKSKQLFQQDVTDFMELCLKCHNDKL comes from the coding sequence GTGAAAAAAATATATTTGATTAGTTTATTGCTGTTTTTTGTTTTTACAAAGGCTTATTCCGCAGATTTAACTATTGTATATCCTACAAATAATACCGTTGTATTTAATAGGACCATTCATATAGTAGGATATGTAAAAAAATCTGAAGAGTTTACTATTAAGACTAATAATAAGGTAGAAGAGATTGGTAACTTTAGAAAATTGGCTTCCAAAGATGGAGAAAAATACGTTTTTATGAAAAGTGTAACTTTAGATAAAGATGAGAATGACATACTTATCGACTACAAAGGTTCACAGCAAAATTTGAAAATATTTTTCAAAACTTCTACAGTTGCATATAGGGATAAAGTAAAAAAGAAAACTTTTTTCCATATGGATGAAAATAAGACTTTATGTGTGAGTTGTCATAGCTTTGAGAAGTCGTCCGATTGTATGAAATGCCATAAAGAAAAAACTAAGACAAAGTTTGTACACGGCCCTGTTGCTGCAATACAATGTTTTCAGTGCCACGATAAAAATAACTATTTTACCCCTACGCAACCGGTTTCTACAAAGTGTTTGCAGTGCCATCAGGAATTTCAGTCGGCAATGTTTGAGGCCAAGTTTGCCCACGGTCCGACAGTAGCCGGCTATTGTAACATTTGCCATGACCCTCACGGATCAGAGTTGAAATTTCTTTTAAATGATAAAATTAATGGGATATGTAATAACTGTCATACCGATAAAAAGTCAGGTGTTCATGTACTTGCTAATTTTAATTCCAATGCGCACCCTACTTCCGATAAAATCATTCGAAGCACGGGGGAAGAATTATCATGTGTGTCGTGTCACAACCCTCATTACGGTAAATCCAAGCAGTTATTTCAACAGGATGTAACGGATTTTATGGAATTGTGTTTAAAATGTCATAATGATAAATTGTAG
- a CDS encoding cytochrome c3 family protein: MKSMKLLGYLFVFMLLTFNAYAVTCTTGNCHTDIMKNQFTHGPVSAGQCNVCHAASEENYKKHSEKPKSFIDFASPTGDQPVCIMCHDNKVDGKYVHAPVTDGSCTTCHNPHGANNKYFIIGKKESDTCFQCHENNKTVKKFLHGPVAVGECASCHDPHASDYKYQLRDSEDKICYKCHNDKKDDFNNKFVHKPVKEGCAKCHDPHNSDAPFHLNAKSEKELCMSCHKENKNLSKFVDTAKFQHKPVADGECAECHNPHASAYGKLLKSDEKNVCFECHGDIAKRVKESKYVHGPVASDGCAACHNVHGSDNPFILKMAFPKKFYNQYVDGLYQLCFNCHNDDVLKYSNTTKYTGFRNGDRNLHYLHVMIKGKGRSCKACHEVHASNQQNHVRKSVPFGSGGWELPINFTKTKTGGSCVVGCHKPKEYDRLNPVKYTE, translated from the coding sequence ATGAAGTCAATGAAGTTGTTAGGCTATTTATTTGTTTTTATGTTGCTTACTTTTAATGCATACGCAGTGACATGTACTACCGGAAACTGCCATACTGATATTATGAAAAATCAGTTTACTCATGGTCCGGTATCTGCTGGTCAGTGCAATGTATGCCATGCTGCAAGTGAGGAAAATTATAAGAAGCATTCAGAGAAGCCAAAGAGCTTTATTGATTTTGCTTCACCGACAGGTGACCAGCCTGTATGTATTATGTGTCATGATAATAAAGTTGATGGTAAATATGTGCATGCTCCTGTTACTGACGGCTCATGTACAACTTGCCATAATCCTCATGGTGCCAATAATAAGTATTTTATAATCGGGAAAAAAGAATCGGATACCTGTTTTCAATGCCATGAAAATAATAAGACAGTTAAAAAGTTTTTGCATGGTCCGGTAGCAGTGGGTGAGTGTGCTTCTTGCCACGACCCACATGCCTCCGATTATAAATACCAATTGAGAGATTCAGAAGATAAAATATGTTATAAGTGTCATAATGATAAAAAAGATGACTTTAATAATAAATTTGTTCACAAACCTGTAAAAGAGGGGTGCGCAAAATGCCATGACCCTCACAACTCTGATGCACCGTTTCACTTAAATGCAAAGTCTGAAAAAGAGCTATGTATGAGTTGTCATAAAGAGAATAAAAATTTGTCAAAATTTGTTGATACGGCAAAGTTCCAGCATAAACCTGTGGCTGACGGAGAATGTGCCGAATGTCACAACCCTCATGCATCTGCATATGGTAAGTTGTTAAAATCCGATGAAAAAAATGTTTGTTTTGAATGTCATGGGGATATTGCAAAAAGAGTCAAGGAATCTAAGTATGTTCATGGACCTGTTGCATCGGATGGATGTGCAGCTTGCCATAACGTGCATGGCTCTGATAACCCATTTATTTTAAAAATGGCTTTTCCTAAAAAGTTTTACAATCAGTATGTTGATGGATTGTATCAGTTATGCTTCAATTGTCATAATGATGATGTGTTAAAATATTCAAATACAACAAAATATACTGGTTTTAGAAATGGGGATAGGAATCTTCATTATCTTCACGTTATGATTAAAGGTAAAGGCAGAAGCTGTAAAGCTTGTCATGAGGTGCATGCTTCAAATCAGCAAAATCATGTAAGAAAATCTGTACCTTTTGGCAGTGGTGGTTGGGAATTGCCTATTAATTTCACAAAAACAAAGACCGGCGGTAGCTGTGTGGTAGGTTGCCACAAGCCGAAAGAGTATGATCGTCTCAATCCTGTAAAATATACAGAATAA
- a CDS encoding sigma-54-dependent transcriptional regulator: MKLKVLVVDDDKNSREIIKMGLQKDYDVKVAYDGIHAYDILKKEKFDVIICDFVMNELDGLELLRRIKSEGNDAIFILITAFGTSELTIKSIQEGAYEYLSKPFKIKDLKRIIENYEKRQEAAISVENNNNTETENKDEIIANSPSFVQILKELAKIAKSDMPVLILGESGTGKEVIANLIHKYSNRKNNEFFAVNCNAIPASLLESELFGYEKGSFTGADKDKKGYFELANNGTLFLDEIGDLELDIQVKLLRVLQENTIRRVGGKKEIKLNVRYVFATNVNLENKVKDGKFRKDLYFRLKVAEIKLPPLRERKSDILPLANYFLKKYAEGGEILKLSKEAEKCLLKYDFPGNIRELENVIRNAIVKAKDSGVILKTDLNLCPIDKAENVLVDKNALIKALDDYNGNKVKVAEALGISRSTLYRMLDRHGIK, from the coding sequence ATGAAGCTTAAAGTGTTAGTGGTTGATGACGACAAAAACTCAAGAGAAATAATTAAAATGGGGCTTCAAAAAGACTATGATGTTAAAGTCGCTTATGATGGAATACACGCCTACGATATATTAAAAAAGGAAAAATTTGACGTTATAATATGTGACTTTGTTATGAATGAGCTTGACGGACTTGAGCTTCTCAGAAGGATAAAAAGTGAAGGTAACGATGCTATTTTTATATTAATAACTGCCTTTGGTACAAGCGAGCTGACAATAAAGTCAATACAAGAGGGGGCTTATGAATATTTGAGCAAGCCTTTCAAAATTAAAGATTTAAAAAGAATAATTGAAAATTATGAAAAGAGGCAAGAGGCTGCAATTTCGGTAGAAAACAATAACAACACAGAAACAGAAAATAAAGACGAAATTATAGCCAATTCTCCTAGCTTTGTGCAAATATTGAAGGAGTTGGCTAAGATAGCTAAAAGTGATATGCCAGTTTTAATTTTGGGTGAAAGTGGAACAGGTAAAGAAGTAATAGCTAACCTAATTCATAAGTATAGTAACAGAAAGAATAATGAGTTTTTTGCCGTAAATTGTAATGCGATTCCGGCTTCTCTTTTGGAATCTGAACTTTTTGGATATGAAAAAGGCTCATTTACAGGCGCAGATAAAGATAAAAAGGGATATTTTGAACTTGCAAACAATGGGACTCTATTTTTAGACGAAATAGGCGATCTTGAGCTTGATATTCAGGTAAAATTATTGAGAGTTTTGCAAGAAAACACTATTAGGAGAGTAGGAGGTAAAAAGGAAATAAAGCTCAATGTAAGGTATGTTTTTGCAACCAATGTAAACCTTGAAAATAAGGTTAAAGATGGGAAGTTTAGAAAAGATTTATATTTTAGATTAAAGGTTGCTGAAATTAAATTACCGCCATTGAGGGAAAGAAAGTCAGATATACTTCCCCTCGCCAATTATTTTCTAAAAAAATATGCTGAAGGTGGAGAAATTTTGAAACTTTCCAAAGAAGCTGAAAAATGTCTTCTAAAATACGACTTTCCCGGGAATATTAGAGAGCTTGAAAATGTTATCAGAAATGCAATAGTAAAAGCTAAAGATAGCGGTGTTATTTTAAAAACAGACCTCAATCTCTGTCCAATTGACAAGGCAGAGAATGTACTTGTCGATAAGAATGCCTTAATAAAAGCCCTTGATGATTATAATGGCAATAAGGTCAAAGTAGCGGAAGCTTTGGGAATTAGCAGATCTACACTATATAGAATGCTGGACAGGCACGGCATTAAATAG
- a CDS encoding cytochrome c3 family protein codes for MGKSDDEGKQYCKYCHKIRKSYDIEAFWGKSKIYEYATPTINVKEFKKNIKSIEKITEVCLSCHPDYINHNNLHPFSISIDTAKNVKKNIAVINKKVLDKLPLFSNNKVECATCHDPHGKKDKLLRDGLNSLCSDCHDK; via the coding sequence ATGGGTAAGAGTGATGACGAAGGCAAACAATATTGTAAGTATTGTCATAAGATAAGAAAATCGTATGACATTGAAGCTTTCTGGGGTAAAAGTAAGATTTACGAGTATGCAACGCCCACTATAAATGTGAAAGAATTTAAGAAAAATATTAAGAGTATTGAAAAGATAACCGAAGTGTGTCTTTCCTGCCATCCTGATTATATAAATCATAATAATCTGCACCCTTTTTCAATATCGATTGATACTGCTAAAAATGTGAAAAAAAATATTGCTGTGATAAACAAAAAAGTATTGGACAAACTGCCTTTGTTTTCTAATAATAAGGTTGAGTGTGCCACTTGTCATGATCCTCATGGGAAGAAAGATAAATTATTAAGAGATGGTTTAAATAGTCTTTGCAGTGATTGTCATGATAAATAA
- a CDS encoding cytochrome c3 family protein, with amino-acid sequence MKKLLMLLALLALPTMLFAAVAGTAHDFSSAGNNYGTTACSGCHKPHNAGTLIPLWNDSNKFDDTTYAAYSSPTDALNQTPGSTLGNVSQACMACHDGMVESVNVDFASALPVKAGITTGLKLDYTNNSGGQHPVAIKYDDAGTNTALVALATVKSAGFKFYGASSDTLECATCHDPHDDTNGDFLRASKTTLCQTCHNN; translated from the coding sequence ATGAAAAAACTTTTAATGTTGTTAGCTTTATTGGCTTTACCAACCATGCTTTTTGCAGCGGTTGCGGGGACTGCACACGACTTCTCAAGTGCAGGCAATAATTACGGTACTACTGCATGTTCAGGTTGTCACAAACCTCACAACGCAGGTACATTAATCCCTTTGTGGAATGATTCAAACAAGTTTGATGATACCACTTATGCTGCGTATTCATCTCCAACAGATGCTTTGAATCAAACACCTGGAAGTACTTTGGGTAATGTTTCACAAGCTTGTATGGCTTGTCATGATGGTATGGTAGAATCTGTAAATGTTGATTTTGCAAGTGCGCTACCAGTAAAAGCAGGCATTACTACAGGTTTGAAATTAGATTATACCAATAATTCAGGTGGCCAGCACCCTGTAGCTATTAAGTATGATGATGCAGGAACTAATACTGCATTGGTAGCTTTAGCAACTGTTAAGTCAGCAGGTTTTAAATTTTATGGGGCTTCTTCTGATACTTTAGAGTGTGCAACTTGTCATGATCCACATGATGATACAAATGGAGACTTTTTAAGGGCATCAAAAACAACACTTTGTCAGACTTGCCATAACAATTAA
- a CDS encoding sensor histidine kinase — protein MIKNIIGRLAYFFDRISLTQKFLITTVTIVFGLLFLMNIMIYQDFKNFIIKSEQESFDAKFRNILMSKTSLYVYRNLWNEYIDFSTLFNSLDFEPELIDIVVYDNKGKRLAVKNSKQLLSLNNESDGLKIALKGENFYEIKHIDKVESAHYLMNIKNVEYVQEIYIPVVFSGEIKGVMEVYKNATNVIHNINHVRVRASIFTLLGFIAYIFMLYLVVKKIEEREIALNEKVNQLEKISLLGQFASKMAHELGTPIHVILGNADLLLEMYEDEFVKERAESIVRQTSKMKTIIKNYLYASKKPDPNIEEFNLKVLIENLIQDISFTISDNIKITYSTSDYDIVSDRGFIEQILFNFIKNSADSIGADNGQIEVKSIIKKPIVDISVTDNGKGVPKEVIDKIFNPFFSTKKTGKGTGLGLSVCKELAEALKGEIYFESNNKNTTFGIRIPVNYYEA, from the coding sequence TTGATTAAAAATATAATTGGCAGGTTAGCGTATTTCTTTGACAGGATATCTTTGACACAGAAATTTCTTATTACTACTGTAACTATTGTTTTCGGATTGCTGTTTCTTATGAATATTATGATTTATCAAGATTTTAAAAATTTTATTATTAAAAGTGAACAGGAATCTTTTGATGCAAAGTTTAGAAATATATTAATGAGTAAGACAAGTCTTTATGTATATAGAAATTTATGGAATGAGTATATTGACTTTTCTACACTTTTTAACAGTCTTGATTTTGAACCGGAATTAATTGATATTGTAGTTTATGATAATAAAGGTAAGCGATTAGCTGTGAAAAATTCAAAGCAGTTATTAAGCTTGAATAATGAAAGTGATGGGCTGAAGATAGCTTTAAAAGGGGAAAATTTTTATGAGATTAAACATATAGATAAAGTTGAAAGCGCTCATTATCTCATGAATATAAAAAATGTTGAATATGTACAAGAAATTTATATACCTGTTGTTTTTTCCGGCGAAATAAAAGGGGTAATGGAAGTTTATAAAAATGCTACCAATGTAATACATAATATTAATCATGTCAGAGTGAGGGCTTCCATATTTACTCTTTTAGGTTTTATAGCATATATTTTTATGCTGTATTTGGTCGTGAAAAAAATTGAAGAACGTGAAATTGCTCTTAATGAAAAAGTTAATCAGCTTGAAAAAATTTCACTTCTTGGTCAATTTGCATCTAAAATGGCTCACGAGCTTGGCACGCCTATTCACGTTATTTTGGGCAACGCTGATTTATTGCTTGAAATGTATGAAGATGAGTTTGTAAAAGAAAGGGCAGAAAGTATTGTAAGACAGACATCTAAAATGAAGACTATAATCAAAAATTATCTTTATGCCTCAAAAAAACCTGACCCAAATATAGAAGAGTTTAACTTGAAAGTGCTGATAGAGAATTTGATTCAGGATATATCTTTTACAATTTCTGACAATATTAAAATTACTTATTCTACATCAGATTATGACATCGTTTCTGATAGGGGATTTATAGAGCAGATACTTTTTAATTTTATAAAAAATTCAGCTGATAGTATTGGAGCTGATAATGGTCAAATTGAAGTAAAATCTATAATCAAGAAGCCAATCGTGGATATTTCGGTAACAGACAATGGGAAAGGTGTGCCGAAAGAGGTTATTGATAAAATATTTAATCCGTTTTTTTCCACTAAAAAAACCGGCAAAGGTACCGGCCTCGGATTATCCGTTTGTAAAGAGTTGGCAGAGGCTTTAAAGGGTGAAATATACTTTGAATCAAACAATAAAAATACAACTTTTGGGATAAGGATACCGGTTAATTATTATGAAGCTTAA